A region of Maribacter algicola DNA encodes the following proteins:
- a CDS encoding GNAT family N-acetyltransferase yields MDIHYCRATSDEDLHDILELQQNNTPSFLSDEEKSKEGFLTVIHTFDLLKLMNTDCPHIIAKVNDEVIGYALCMTRKFGSEIPLLSPMFKMSDIFLAGKKYLAMGQICVAKEFRGQGVFRGLYSFYKRQLQQDFDGLITEVAASNKRSLNAHLSVGFKILQTQVSEGISWELVYWDWN; encoded by the coding sequence ATGGATATACACTACTGTCGCGCCACCTCGGACGAGGATCTACATGACATCCTGGAGCTTCAACAAAACAATACACCAAGTTTCCTTTCCGATGAAGAAAAGTCAAAGGAGGGCTTTTTAACGGTCATCCACACTTTTGATTTGTTGAAGCTGATGAATACGGATTGTCCACATATCATCGCAAAGGTTAATGATGAAGTTATAGGCTATGCCTTATGCATGACACGGAAATTCGGTTCCGAAATTCCTCTTCTGTCCCCCATGTTCAAAATGTCGGATATTTTCTTGGCCGGAAAAAAGTACTTGGCCATGGGACAAATCTGTGTTGCCAAGGAATTTAGGGGTCAAGGGGTATTTAGGGGGTTGTATTCCTTTTATAAACGACAACTTCAACAAGATTTTGACGGACTAATTACCGAAGTGGCCGCAAGCAACAAACGTTCCTTAAACGCCCATTTGAGTGTAGGATTTAAAATCCTGCAAACCCAGGTATCCGAGGGTATTTCCTGGGAATTGGTCTATTGGGATTGGAACTAA
- a CDS encoding aminotransferase class I/II-fold pyridoxal phosphate-dependent enzyme translates to MVDLPKKLQKKLDERASDGSLRQLSFPSGLVDFSSNDYLGFAKNETLFSKTFQLLLKHNISQNGATGSRLLTGNHFLFQDLESKLAQIHNTENALVFNSGYDANIGFFGCIPQRGDFVFYDELVHASIRDGLQLSHAKSYKFGHNDLSDLKEKIKNTLLDEADVEVYIVTESVFSMDGDSPDLKQFASFCESEGYRLVVDEAHAFGVIGKQGLGLVQDSGLEKAIFARIVTFGKALGVHGAAVLGSNALRDYLINFSRSFIYTTALPPHDIIGILSSHEFLAAEGKAQRSLLMDNIAYFKSQAKKMKLAANLVDSDSAIQSVIISGNEKTRKISAKLNDDGFDVKAILSPTVPEGKERLRFCLHSYNSKEEIGLVLQLLAKYI, encoded by the coding sequence ATGGTAGACCTTCCCAAAAAACTTCAAAAAAAACTTGATGAGAGAGCAAGTGATGGATCTTTAAGACAGTTGAGCTTTCCTTCTGGATTGGTTGATTTCTCCTCGAACGATTACTTGGGTTTTGCCAAGAACGAAACCCTTTTCTCCAAGACTTTCCAATTATTGTTAAAACATAATATAAGCCAAAACGGGGCTACAGGTTCTCGATTACTGACTGGAAACCATTTCCTGTTTCAGGATTTGGAATCCAAATTGGCACAGATCCATAATACTGAGAATGCCCTAGTTTTTAATTCAGGGTACGATGCCAATATCGGATTTTTTGGGTGTATTCCGCAACGGGGGGATTTTGTCTTTTATGATGAACTTGTACATGCCAGTATCCGCGATGGATTGCAATTGAGCCATGCCAAGAGCTATAAATTCGGGCATAACGACCTATCGGATTTAAAGGAGAAAATCAAAAATACGTTATTGGATGAAGCGGATGTGGAAGTGTACATCGTTACGGAATCCGTTTTTTCCATGGATGGTGACTCCCCGGATTTAAAACAGTTCGCGTCCTTTTGTGAATCCGAAGGGTATAGACTGGTAGTAGATGAGGCACATGCCTTTGGCGTTATTGGAAAACAAGGTCTTGGGTTGGTACAGGACTCGGGATTGGAAAAGGCCATCTTTGCAAGGATCGTTACTTTTGGAAAGGCCCTAGGCGTTCATGGAGCGGCAGTACTTGGTAGCAATGCCCTTAGAGATTATCTCATAAATTTTTCCCGAAGCTTTATATATACAACGGCACTGCCTCCACATGATATCATCGGTATTTTATCCTCCCATGAATTTTTGGCCGCTGAAGGAAAGGCCCAACGCAGCCTTCTTATGGATAATATAGCATATTTTAAGAGCCAGGCGAAGAAAATGAAGTTGGCGGCCAATCTAGTCGATAGTGATTCTGCGATTCAATCCGTAATTATATCGGGCAACGAAAAAACCAGAAAGATTTCAGCTAAATTGAACGATGACGGTTTTGATGTAAAGGCCATCCTTTCCCCTACGGTTCCAGAGGGGAAGGAACGATTACGGTTTTGTCTTCATAGTTACAATTCGAAGGAGGAAATTGGGTTGGTCCTACAATTATTGGCGAAGTATATTTAG
- a CDS encoding ArnT family glycosyltransferase — MKLSILKECLFGESRLNNRAVFLLLTGITFFIRFPFFFRDYIDRDESTFILLGQSWVDGHLPYTQLWDLKPPLTFAFFASIIYVFGKSFIAIRLFGALLIASTAFFTYKIASRITSFQVALWSGIFCVVLLSLFGSLQGVMSEHLCMAFFVPSLYLILSNKGPFWLLLAGLSMGIAIMVKLNMAYPVLFLGIYLVLELFSKQKTVTFWGVLAFGLGTILIVILTILPYYLNNQFEVWWKSVVLAPLEYSEARRFSFFKLAPTFIVIGAFLFYCWKRDVISFKDRTSILLFVAICGVLASFFKGGRINGHYLIQIHPMLVIFLSMFLHQLYYRFKVKIPRFFLLLLFLIPTESYLEYFNIIKNKFERGTFYNGEGFSVPKYITEQKLKTDNILFLGYHIGYWNLGVLPPTLAATHPSNICRDELYPFFDNPRKNSLEELRYIMEVIKPKTVVVRKGRLIFDRDEKEENEYIDAYLAMHYRVSATVEKAEILQRKEYN; from the coding sequence ATGAAACTTAGTATCTTAAAGGAATGCCTTTTTGGAGAATCACGATTAAATAATAGGGCCGTTTTTCTTTTACTTACCGGTATTACATTCTTTATCCGGTTTCCTTTTTTCTTTAGAGATTATATAGATCGGGACGAAAGTACTTTTATTCTTTTAGGACAATCATGGGTGGACGGACATTTACCGTATACTCAATTGTGGGATCTTAAGCCCCCTTTAACATTTGCCTTCTTTGCATCCATAATCTATGTATTTGGAAAGAGTTTTATCGCTATAAGGCTTTTTGGGGCCCTACTTATTGCCTCTACGGCTTTTTTTACCTATAAAATTGCATCCAGAATAACCTCCTTTCAGGTTGCCCTTTGGAGCGGGATATTCTGTGTTGTACTGCTCAGTTTATTTGGAAGTTTACAAGGGGTCATGTCAGAGCATCTATGTATGGCTTTTTTTGTACCCTCGCTATACTTGATTCTTTCAAATAAAGGTCCCTTTTGGTTACTCTTGGCAGGTCTAAGTATGGGGATTGCGATTATGGTAAAATTGAATATGGCCTATCCGGTGCTCTTTTTGGGTATTTATTTGGTCCTTGAACTTTTTAGCAAACAAAAAACTGTCACCTTTTGGGGGGTTCTTGCTTTTGGTCTTGGAACTATACTCATAGTTATTTTGACGATTCTTCCCTATTACCTTAACAACCAATTTGAAGTTTGGTGGAAGTCCGTGGTTCTAGCGCCTTTGGAATATAGCGAGGCAAGAAGGTTTTCCTTTTTTAAATTGGCACCCACTTTTATTGTAATTGGCGCCTTCCTATTTTATTGTTGGAAAAGGGATGTCATCTCGTTTAAGGACAGAACTTCCATCCTATTGTTTGTGGCCATTTGTGGTGTTCTTGCATCTTTTTTTAAGGGAGGTAGGATAAATGGACATTATTTGATTCAAATACATCCCATGTTAGTAATATTCCTTAGTATGTTCCTTCACCAATTATACTATCGGTTTAAAGTAAAAATACCCAGGTTTTTTCTCCTATTGCTATTTCTGATTCCAACGGAAAGTTATTTGGAATATTTCAATATTATCAAAAACAAGTTTGAAAGGGGCACATTTTATAATGGAGAAGGGTTTTCGGTTCCAAAATACATTACGGAACAAAAATTAAAAACCGATAACATATTGTTTTTAGGGTACCACATAGGATATTGGAACCTAGGAGTATTGCCCCCAACTTTAGCCGCTACACACCCTAGTAATATATGCAGGGACGAACTTTATCCGTTTTTTGATAACCCTAGGAAAAACTCACTGGAGGAACTGCGGTATATTATGGAAGTAATCAAACCCAAAACCGTGGTGGTAAGAAAGGGCAGGCTAATATTTGACAGGGATGAGAAAGAGGAAAACGAATATATTGACGCTTATTTAGCCATGCACTATAGAGTTTCGGCCACGGTAGAAAAGGCCGAGATACTTCAGAGAAAAGAGTACAATTAG
- a CDS encoding putative signal transducing protein encodes MDGKFYQLASFEYVADVQIMKGKLESEGIPVFLRDENTLNSDPLISNAIGGVKLLVYTQDKDRALEIYNEIRAYALDEKGNPITCPNCKASKSEVYYNRKEIFYKLFPFFEKRKYKCLNCGMITR; translated from the coding sequence ATGGACGGGAAATTTTATCAATTGGCTTCTTTTGAATATGTGGCCGATGTCCAAATAATGAAAGGAAAATTGGAGTCCGAAGGTATTCCCGTATTTCTGCGTGATGAAAACACCTTGAATTCAGACCCACTGATAAGTAATGCCATTGGAGGTGTAAAATTACTGGTCTATACCCAAGACAAGGATAGGGCCTTGGAGATTTACAACGAGATAAGAGCGTACGCTTTGGATGAAAAAGGGAACCCAATTACGTGTCCAAACTGCAAAGCATCTAAATCTGAAGTATATTATAACAGGAAGGAGATTTTTTATAAACTTTTTCCTTTTTTTGAGAAAAGAAAATATAAGTGCCTAAATTGTGGCATGATAACTCGATAA
- the atpD gene encoding F0F1 ATP synthase subunit beta, whose translation MSKVTGKVSQIIGPVVDVEFQSGDDLPKIYDSLEITNKDNSKLVLEVQSHVGENTVRTISMDSTDGLSRGTEVVATGAAIQMPIGDDVYGRLFNVIGDAIDGLGNLPKSGKDGLPIHREAPKFEDLSTSTEVLFTGIKVIDLIEPYAKGGKIGLFGGAGVGKTVLIQELINNIAKGHGGLSVFAGVGERTREGNDLLREMLESGIIKYGDDFMHSMEEGGWDLSKVDKKAMKDSKATFVFGQMNEPPGARARVALSGLTIAEYFRDGSGEGQGKDVLFFVDNIFRFTQAGSEVSALLGRMPSAVGYQPTLATEMGAMQERITSTKRGSITSVQAVYVPADDLTDPAPATTFAHLDATTVLSRKIAELGIYPAVDPLDSTSRILTPEILGKNHYACAQRVKELLQRYKELQDIIAILGMEELSEEDKLAVGRARRVQRFLSQPFHVAEQFTGIPGVLVDIKETIKGFNMIMDGELDHLPESAFNLKGTIEEAIEAGEKMLAEA comes from the coding sequence ATGTCAAAAGTTACAGGTAAAGTTTCGCAAATCATTGGACCCGTGGTTGATGTAGAATTTCAGTCGGGAGATGACCTTCCTAAAATCTATGACTCCTTGGAGATAACCAATAAGGACAATTCAAAATTGGTTTTGGAAGTTCAGTCGCATGTTGGAGAGAATACAGTTAGGACCATCTCAATGGATTCTACCGACGGATTGAGCAGGGGAACTGAAGTCGTTGCTACAGGTGCTGCGATTCAGATGCCTATAGGGGATGATGTATACGGACGTCTGTTTAATGTTATTGGTGATGCTATTGATGGATTGGGCAATTTGCCCAAATCCGGTAAGGATGGTTTGCCTATTCACAGGGAAGCTCCAAAGTTTGAGGACCTTTCCACTTCTACAGAGGTACTGTTTACCGGTATTAAGGTAATCGATTTGATCGAACCTTATGCGAAAGGTGGTAAGATTGGTCTTTTTGGTGGTGCTGGTGTTGGAAAAACGGTTTTGATCCAAGAATTGATCAATAACATTGCCAAAGGACACGGTGGACTTTCCGTGTTTGCCGGTGTTGGAGAAAGAACCCGTGAGGGGAACGATTTACTTCGTGAGATGTTGGAGTCCGGTATTATTAAATACGGTGATGATTTTATGCACTCCATGGAAGAAGGTGGATGGGATTTGTCCAAAGTGGATAAAAAGGCCATGAAGGATTCCAAAGCGACATTCGTTTTTGGACAGATGAACGAACCACCGGGAGCACGTGCCCGTGTAGCCCTTTCTGGTTTGACCATTGCCGAGTATTTCCGTGACGGTTCAGGGGAAGGACAAGGAAAAGACGTTCTTTTCTTCGTTGATAATATTTTCCGATTTACGCAAGCCGGTTCAGAAGTATCTGCATTGTTAGGTCGTATGCCTTCTGCGGTAGGTTACCAACCAACATTGGCTACTGAGATGGGTGCTATGCAGGAACGAATTACTTCGACCAAAAGAGGTTCCATTACTTCGGTACAGGCGGTTTACGTACCTGCGGATGACTTAACTGACCCGGCTCCCGCAACTACTTTTGCCCATTTGGACGCTACAACGGTACTTTCCAGAAAGATTGCCGAATTGGGTATCTACCCAGCGGTAGATCCCTTGGATTCCACTTCTAGGATCTTAACACCGGAGATTTTAGGAAAAAACCATTATGCTTGTGCACAACGTGTTAAAGAGTTGTTGCAACGTTATAAAGAGTTACAGGACATTATCGCGATTTTGGGTATGGAAGAATTGTCCGAAGAGGATAAACTGGCTGTAGGTCGTGCAAGACGTGTACAGCGTTTTCTATCCCAACCCTTCCACGTTGCCGAGCAGTTTACGGGTATCCCAGGAGTCCTTGTAGATATTAAGGAGACCATAAAAGGGTTTAATATGATTATGGACGGTGAGTTGGATCACTTGCCAGAATCTGCCTTCAACCTAAAAGGTACTATCGAAGAGGCTATTGAAGCAGGAGAAAAAATGCTTGCCGAAGCGTAA
- a CDS encoding F0F1 ATP synthase subunit epsilon, translating into MYLEIVSPEATLFSGEVASVTVPGINGEFQMLQNHAPIVSLLQEGKVKVQGNVSLDEEFASKFTKDQNGNTVLEISSGTVELKDNKVIVLAD; encoded by the coding sequence ATGTATTTAGAAATTGTATCGCCCGAGGCAACTTTATTTTCAGGAGAGGTGGCTTCAGTAACCGTTCCCGGTATAAATGGGGAATTTCAAATGTTGCAAAACCACGCACCCATTGTTTCCCTTTTGCAGGAAGGAAAGGTAAAGGTTCAAGGTAATGTCTCTCTGGATGAGGAATTTGCTTCCAAATTCACCAAAGATCAAAATGGAAATACGGTTTTGGAGATTTCCAGTGGTACCGTGGAACTGAAAGATAATAAAGTGATTGTTTTGGCGGATTAA
- the bioA gene encoding adenosylmethionine--8-amino-7-oxononanoate transaminase, translated as MKGKNLSERDQKHLWHPLTQHKTAATPVGIVKAEGALFWDEAGNSYIDGIASWYTAMYGHGNEAITRALTEQMKQLDFVMFSGFTHEPAVKLSEELMALLPRNQAKIFFNDNGSTAVEAAIKMALQYHYNQHDKRDTLIAFEDGFHGDTFGAMSASGLSVYNGPFEDFLLKVERIPVPQRENMEEVLSQLNSILSGNKCAAFVFEPLVQGAAGMKFHSAEGLDLLIQKCQENGVLCIADEVMTGFGKTGKNFASENLLHQPDILCLSKALTAGMFPLSITSCTQEVFNAFLSEEVSKGFFHAHTYSAHPLGCAAALAGLQLLNSPEILERRSYIASAHKTFVSKISNHPKVSNARSIGVILAIDLKVETERYGNLRDRLYNFFMVRGVLLRPLGNTIYALPPYIISNAQLQRIHDAINELLDSL; from the coding sequence ATGAAAGGGAAAAATCTATCGGAACGCGATCAAAAACACCTTTGGCATCCATTAACGCAACACAAAACGGCCGCTACTCCCGTGGGTATTGTCAAGGCTGAAGGCGCCTTGTTCTGGGACGAAGCCGGAAATTCCTATATTGACGGTATCGCCTCTTGGTACACGGCCATGTATGGTCACGGGAACGAAGCTATTACTAGGGCCCTCACTGAACAAATGAAGCAGTTGGACTTTGTCATGTTCAGTGGGTTTACCCATGAGCCTGCCGTAAAGCTTTCCGAGGAGCTGATGGCTTTATTACCTCGAAACCAAGCCAAGATTTTTTTCAACGATAATGGTTCCACAGCGGTGGAGGCCGCCATAAAAATGGCCTTACAATACCATTATAATCAACATGACAAAAGGGATACATTGATTGCTTTCGAGGATGGCTTTCATGGCGACACCTTTGGGGCGATGAGTGCCTCCGGACTGTCGGTCTACAATGGTCCTTTTGAAGATTTTTTACTAAAAGTAGAAAGGATTCCCGTTCCTCAAAGGGAAAATATGGAGGAAGTGCTTTCCCAACTGAATTCCATCCTATCGGGCAATAAATGTGCTGCCTTTGTATTCGAACCTTTGGTACAGGGTGCCGCAGGTATGAAGTTCCATTCCGCCGAAGGCCTGGACCTGCTCATCCAAAAGTGCCAGGAAAACGGTGTTCTTTGTATAGCCGATGAGGTCATGACAGGTTTTGGAAAGACCGGTAAGAACTTCGCCTCGGAAAACCTACTACATCAACCCGATATCCTCTGCCTAAGCAAGGCCTTGACTGCCGGGATGTTTCCCCTGAGTATTACAAGTTGTACCCAAGAGGTCTTCAATGCCTTTTTGAGCGAGGAAGTCTCCAAAGGCTTTTTCCATGCCCATACCTATAGTGCTCATCCCTTAGGTTGTGCCGCTGCCCTTGCGGGACTCCAACTGCTGAATTCGCCAGAAATTTTGGAACGAAGGAGCTACATTGCTTCGGCACATAAAACGTTTGTTTCCAAGATTTCGAACCATCCAAAAGTTAGTAATGCCCGTTCCATTGGGGTGATTTTGGCCATCGATTTGAAGGTTGAAACGGAACGATATGGCAATCTACGTGACCGATTATATAATTTTTTCATGGTCCGTGGCGTCCTTTTAAGGCCATTAGGAAATACAATCTATGCGTTACCGCCCTATATAATTTCCAATGCGCAGCTACAGCGGATACATGACGCGATTAACGAACTTTTGGATAGTTTATAG
- a CDS encoding helix-turn-helix domain-containing protein has product MGIVVNLDVMLAKRKMKSKELAEAIGITEANLSILKSGKAKAIRFSTLEAICKVLECQPGDLLEFES; this is encoded by the coding sequence ATGGGAATCGTCGTAAACTTAGATGTCATGTTGGCAAAACGGAAAATGAAGAGCAAGGAACTTGCTGAAGCCATTGGTATAACAGAAGCCAACCTTTCCATTTTGAAATCGGGTAAGGCAAAGGCGATTCGATTTTCAACACTTGAAGCAATTTGCAAGGTCTTAGAATGTCAGCCCGGGGATTTATTGGAGTTTGAGAGTTAA
- a CDS encoding M61 family metallopeptidase — protein sequence MKSIRPLFILFCAISFSWAQTNTYTISFPNAVHHEAIITATFPAVTTDTLSVRMSRTSPGRYALHEFAKNVYGLKAYDGNGSPLKVNRPDPYQWEILGHDGTVKIEYILFANRGGGTYSQIDETHAHLNIPATFMFAPSLEERPIEVTFDTREDLNWKVATQLPLVSGTTYTAPNLQYFMDSPVEISDFDMREFDVDGQKIQFVLHHNGTDEELNTYFEKVKKTVLTEKEVYGELPNFDYGRYTFLACYIPNASGDGMEHRNSTILTSTRSLADGGMERNIGTVSHEFFHAWNVERIRPKSLEPFDFEKANMSGALWFAEGFTSYYTNLILCRAGLMTPEEYIEGLTGTFNYVWNSPARQFFNPIEMSYQAPFVDAATSVDPVNRENTFISYYSYGSVLGLALDLALREKGLNLDGYMKLVWEKFGKTQIPYKIKDLQNTLGEYAGKKFADTFFNSYIYKSEMPNYKSLFEIVGVALETKAESAYLGISARLNGDGHGEITTNPKMGSPAYIAGLDKGDIITSINGSAFPNGQQFDDFLSQFNPGDVLKIEFERFGKPKTTQAKLVPSPIYVIYPSEKEGDELTKKQRDARKDWLKLK from the coding sequence ATGAAATCCATACGTCCTCTATTTATACTATTCTGTGCAATTTCGTTTTCGTGGGCACAAACCAACACCTACACCATTTCCTTTCCGAATGCGGTCCACCACGAAGCGATAATTACGGCGACTTTTCCGGCCGTTACCACAGATACCCTATCGGTACGTATGAGCAGGACTTCCCCAGGGAGGTATGCCCTTCACGAATTTGCAAAGAATGTCTATGGGCTTAAAGCCTACGACGGTAATGGAAGTCCCTTGAAAGTGAATAGGCCAGACCCATACCAATGGGAAATACTTGGTCATGACGGTACCGTAAAAATCGAGTATATCCTATTTGCAAACCGTGGGGGCGGTACATATTCACAAATAGACGAAACCCATGCCCATTTAAATATACCGGCTACTTTTATGTTTGCACCAAGTTTGGAGGAAAGACCCATCGAAGTCACTTTTGATACAAGAGAAGATTTGAATTGGAAGGTTGCCACGCAACTACCCTTGGTTTCAGGTACCACCTATACGGCACCCAACTTGCAGTATTTTATGGATAGTCCCGTAGAAATTAGTGATTTTGACATGAGGGAATTTGATGTGGACGGACAAAAAATCCAGTTTGTTCTCCACCACAACGGAACGGATGAGGAACTGAATACTTATTTTGAAAAGGTAAAGAAAACGGTCTTGACAGAAAAGGAGGTTTATGGAGAATTGCCCAATTTTGATTATGGCCGATATACGTTTCTAGCCTGTTATATCCCCAATGCATCGGGCGACGGTATGGAGCATCGAAATTCGACCATTTTAACAAGTACTAGAAGTTTGGCCGACGGAGGTATGGAGCGAAATATTGGAACCGTTTCCCACGAGTTTTTTCACGCTTGGAACGTAGAAAGGATACGTCCAAAAAGTTTGGAGCCCTTCGACTTTGAAAAAGCCAATATGAGCGGGGCCCTTTGGTTTGCTGAAGGTTTTACGAGTTATTACACAAACCTAATACTCTGTAGGGCGGGATTAATGACACCTGAGGAATATATAGAAGGTCTAACGGGAACGTTCAATTATGTATGGAACTCACCGGCCAGACAATTTTTCAACCCCATAGAGATGAGCTACCAGGCACCTTTTGTAGATGCCGCCACTTCGGTCGATCCTGTCAACAGGGAGAATACGTTCATTTCCTATTATTCGTATGGTAGTGTTTTGGGCTTGGCCCTAGACCTTGCTTTAAGGGAAAAAGGATTGAACTTGGATGGGTACATGAAACTTGTTTGGGAAAAATTTGGTAAGACCCAAATTCCCTATAAAATAAAGGACTTACAAAACACATTGGGCGAATATGCCGGAAAGAAGTTTGCCGATACTTTCTTTAATTCCTATATCTATAAAAGCGAAATGCCCAATTACAAAAGCCTTTTTGAAATAGTAGGTGTAGCACTTGAAACAAAGGCTGAGTCGGCTTATTTAGGAATTTCCGCTCGTTTGAATGGAGACGGCCATGGCGAAATAACCACGAATCCAAAAATGGGAAGTCCTGCATACATAGCAGGTTTGGATAAAGGGGATATTATTACCTCCATTAATGGGAGCGCATTTCCTAATGGGCAACAATTTGATGACTTCCTATCTCAATTTAACCCAGGAGATGTCCTAAAAATTGAATTTGAAAGATTTGGAAAGCCAAAAACAACCCAAGCAAAATTGGTTCCCAGTCCCATATATGTTATTTATCCTTCGGAGAAAGAAGGGGATGAATTGACAAAAAAGCAACGCGATGCCAGGAAGGACTGGTTAAAGCTGAAATAG
- a CDS encoding DUF2975 domain-containing protein — MKMFGPKSVSSYLFYVFRLGAIGSLVLALFILLSFVIGNYELKDGRFTIPFPLFPYFDVKGDYKTSIIISITLVLIYGGGFLYSLSMILKSFKSAVLFSPAAIRHLKILAMINILVFPIVYLSLRLIILNISIMNGIHNLILSLIFGVFLLFIAAIFKRGLKVQNENDLTI; from the coding sequence ATGAAAATGTTTGGTCCAAAATCAGTCTCAAGTTATTTGTTCTATGTTTTCCGCTTAGGGGCCATTGGCTCCTTAGTTTTGGCACTTTTTATTTTACTTTCCTTTGTTATAGGCAATTATGAACTAAAAGATGGTCGTTTTACCATTCCTTTTCCACTGTTCCCCTACTTTGACGTCAAGGGTGATTATAAAACTTCCATCATAATAAGCATCACACTAGTTTTAATTTACGGTGGTGGATTTCTTTACAGTTTGTCAATGATTTTGAAATCATTCAAGTCGGCAGTTCTTTTTAGTCCAGCGGCCATTCGTCATTTAAAAATATTGGCAATGATCAATATATTGGTTTTCCCAATAGTATATTTATCGTTACGGCTGATAATACTGAATATTTCAATAATGAATGGGATCCATAATTTGATTCTCAGTTTAATATTCGGTGTGTTTTTGCTCTTTATTGCTGCAATTTTCAAAAGAGGACTTAAAGTTCAAAATGAAAACGATTTAACGATTTAG
- the bioD gene encoding dethiobiotin synthase, with the protein MQKIFVTGISTGVGKTVASAIITEALQADYWKPIQSGDLDQTDSDTVKNLISNDRTNILPSSYELTAAMSPHAAAEIDGVKIDRFHINEPTTDKNLVIEGAGGLLVPLNDEDTMFDIIMPEYKVVVVSKHYLGSINHTLLTIGWLQNKGYDVSVLFNGKENPQTERIILHKTGVPLIGRIDEEPRLDKTVVARYAGEFKHLLESL; encoded by the coding sequence ATGCAAAAGATTTTTGTTACTGGTATTTCTACGGGAGTAGGTAAAACGGTGGCTTCTGCAATTATAACAGAAGCCCTTCAGGCAGATTATTGGAAGCCCATACAGTCTGGGGATCTAGACCAAACGGATAGTGATACCGTAAAAAATCTTATTTCAAACGATAGAACTAATATATTGCCCAGTAGTTATGAGCTTACGGCTGCCATGAGTCCCCATGCCGCAGCGGAGATTGACGGGGTGAAAATAGACCGTTTCCATATTAACGAACCTACTACGGATAAGAATTTGGTGATCGAAGGGGCTGGAGGCCTCTTGGTTCCGCTAAATGATGAGGATACCATGTTCGACATCATTATGCCGGAATATAAAGTAGTAGTGGTTTCCAAGCACTATTTGGGAAGTATCAACCATACCTTGCTGACCATTGGTTGGTTACAAAACAAGGGCTATGATGTCTCGGTATTGTTTAACGGAAAGGAAAATCCCCAAACGGAAAGGATCATATTACATAAAACAGGGGTTCCCCTAATTGGAAGAATTGATGAGGAGCCAAGGTTGGACAAAACCGTTGTGGCACGCTATGCCGGGGAGTTCAAGCATCTATTGGAGAGCCTATAA